Proteins encoded in a region of the Pseudomonas sp. GOM7 genome:
- the gspI gene encoding type II secretion system minor pseudopilin GspI, translating to MKSARGFTLLEVLVALAIFALVAASVLTASARSVRTAGQLEDKTLAMWVADNRLTELQLADTPPADGRDQGQVEFAGRRWVWQSEIEATSEPAMRRVTLWVAPEQRSASGDLRERAVVSLSGFLETPQ from the coding sequence ATGAAATCAGCACGCGGCTTTACCCTGCTCGAAGTGCTGGTGGCCCTGGCCATCTTCGCCCTGGTCGCCGCCAGCGTGCTGACGGCCAGCGCCCGCAGCGTGCGCACCGCTGGCCAACTGGAGGACAAGACCCTGGCCATGTGGGTGGCCGACAACCGCTTGACCGAGCTGCAACTGGCCGACACACCGCCCGCCGATGGTCGTGATCAGGGCCAGGTGGAGTTCGCCGGGCGCCGTTGGGTGTGGCAGAGCGAGATCGAGGCCACCAGCGAGCCGGCCATGCGCCGCGTGACCCTGTGGGTGGCGCCCGAGCAGCGCAGCGCCAGCGGCGACCTGCGCGAGCGCGCGGTGGTCAGCCTTAGCGGCTTCCTGGAGACGCCGCAGTGA